One Deltaproteobacteria bacterium genomic window, GTCCATGTCGAGGTTCGACAACTTACGGCCGTAGTACTCGAGTATTGGCCTAGCCCAGTTCTCGCTCTCAATTAGCGCGTACTGACTGCCTAGGTATTTAAATTCCTGGTAAAGGCTAAAAATATTGAGTGAAGGCGGAAGTTTTGTAACATGCCCCCACGAAAAACCTCCAAATGTGTCCTCAAAAACCTTACTAGCTGAGATTTGCTCCAAACAATCGGAATGCGATTTTACAAAGCGATCGAGCTTCTCGCTATCAAGCTGCGGAGTAGCTACAAAGGAGTTCTTATAATACTTATAAGCTGTTTCTAAAGAAGGTCTCTCCAGCCAGTTAAAATACAACTTCGCGGCAAGTGCTGGCGCTGAGTGCCGAAGCGGCTTCCCCTTAGCCATTGAATATTGCATGCCAACGCGTGAAAATTCTTCCTGAATAAAATTCAAATACGCATCGAGATTTAATGCAATCAGATGAAAATCGCTTGGCCTAGCTATTTTTTTGGAAACTGCGTGGGAAATCGCCTCCGCAGCCTTTCTCACTTCCTGTCGTCTAGTATCGCATCGCCATACCGATATTCCCTCAGATGGCTTTTTCTGTCTAGAATCTCCATCAAAAACAAATTGTACCGTGCTTTCTCTACTCGCATTATCCCCATAGAGCTCGTGTAATGAGGAAAAACTATGTCCGTCTTGTTGCACGAACGACCGCATGCTAGCAAGCCGTCTATTAGACGGCTTGAGTTCATCCTCGGTATTGAGAACCGACGGTGGCACCAGCACGTGAAGCTCAACTAATCTAGCAATCTTTAGCCACAACCTGCGCTCCAGCGCGTGCATAATGTTTGGCTCTGCTAATACAATTGCCTCAGGCAACCCCAGCGCTCCAGCTCTACCGAAGAACCTCTCTGAGTCTAGCTTTTCAACTAGAATGGCCAGCACTTCTACTTGATCTACGCGGCGCTCGTCGCGCATAAACGCCTGGTACTTGTCTCTTAAGAGAATTAACTCTTCGAGCCGGCGTTTATCTTCCTTGGCATTCCCCCATTCATCGATTGCAGCCTTAAAAAATACCTCATCCGTCTCATGCAGGCGCACGTTGTCAATGAAGGTTTTTATCCCGACAATCTCGCTCGGAGGCCCAATTAGAAACCCCTCGGCACTTGCGGTCATCCAATCTCTTAACGACAACGTTAGTGTCGAAAATGCCGTGCGGCTGCTCTCGATGAGCGCGTGAAATGCGAGCTCCGTTTCGCGGGGAGATAGCCTCGAATAAAGACTTTCGGCCTCCCAAAGCGAAATTTTGTTTAGTATTTCAAGAAGACAATCGTTAACGGTTAGAGCTCGTAGACACTCTTGCTTGCCAACAGTTTCTATCCACTGATTTAGCAAGGCAGTTCTAAGACGCGTCTCAGAAAGTACCCATGTGCTTTTTCGGCTGATAGTCTCGAGAAACGATTCTAAGCTCTTCATCTGCACATGGGGTTAGCAATAAAACTGCTTCGCAAAACAACCGCGCTATAGTTGCTTTGCAAGCTCGCGTATATACGCCTTAAGTTGCGGCGCAATATCGCGTCGCTTTAGGCCAAACGCAATGCCAGCTTGTAGATAGCCGAGTTTATCGCCAGCATCATAGCGATGACCGGTAAACTCATATCCCAAAAAACCTTCCACTTTCATCATCCTATCCATGGCATCTGTAAGTTGTATCTCTCCTGCCTTACCAGGCTTGGTCCTTTCCAAGTATTCAAAAATAGAGGGCTTTAGAACATATCTTCCAACTATTGCTAGATTAGAAGGCGCATCTTCGAGATTGGGCTTTTCGACCATGGAATCCAGTTGATATACGCGCTCGCCAACTAAATGTCCGCCACAAATTCCAAATTTCGGCACATCTTCGTTCGACACGCGCATCAAAGCAACAACGGAAGTTTGGTATTCGGAAAAGACATTCATCATTTGCTTGGTGCAGGGCGTCGCAGAATCAACCAAATCATCTCCCAATAAGACCACGAAGGGTTCGTTGCCAATTAAATTCTTAGCACAAAGCACTGCATGCCCCAAACCCCTTGGCTCGCGCTGTCGCATTGTGACAATTTTTGCCATGGAGCTAGCTTTCTGCAGACTCTCCAAAAGATCAGTCTTACCCTCTCTTTCGAGTTTCTGCTCCAGTTCTGGATAGTGATCGAAGTGATCGACTATTGAACTCTTGCCTCGACCCGTTATGAGAATTACTTCCTCAATCCCCGAATCGACCGCTTCCTTTACGATGTATTGTATTATAGGTATGTCGACTATGGGCAACAGCTCCTTGGGAACTGTCTTTGTAGCCGGCAAAAACCTCGTTCCTAGCCCCGCAACTGGAATCACCGCTTTTCTTATCGACATGACATACCTCTTATCCCTTTTTCAACAATCTAAACAAAGCAAGTCCAAACTACAACACGTGTGCAATTTCTATCGCACATAGCACATTTTCGCTCGCTTAATTTCTCTAACGGCGCATATTACAGCACAATCAACTAATCATTTCAAGAGCTTAGAACTGGCCCCGATTTTGCTTGTAGTTTGTTAAGGTAATACAGGCAAATGAAAATGGAAAACATCCTAATAGTCGAAGATGCCGATACTTTGAGAGAAAGTCTCTCTGAGGTTCTAACAGCCCAGGGTTGGAATGTTACGCTAAGCGCCACTGCCGAAGACGCACTATCTCAAATAAATTCATCGGAATTTAGTCTAGTACTAAGCGATCTAAAACTGCCTGGCCTAAATGGTTTAGACCTTGTCAGGGAGGCGCGAAAAATGCGTGGCTCCCTGCCCATTGTCGTCATGACAGCTTATGGAAGCATAGATATCGCCGTAGAAGCAATGAAGCTAGGCGCAATTGACTTTATCACAAAACCCTTTTCTCCCTCCGCTCTGATTAATATTTTAGAGCAAATCGCTGAGCACCGCCGCATCATCGATCGCTCCACCGGCAGAACTGCTCGACGTCAGCGAAGTTTTATAACACAAAACGAAGTTGCTCAGGAAATGCTCGAGCACGCTCGAAAAGTCGCCCCTCTTAGTTCTCCGGTGTTGCTGCTCGGCGAAAGCGGAACCGGCAAGGAGCTAATTGCACGCTATATACACGAACACAGCCATAGGAGTGCCAGTCCCTTTATAGGCATAAACTGCGGCTCGATGCCTAGCGAACTGCTAGAAAGCGAATTTTTTGGCCATGAAGCAGGAGCCTTTACGGGCGCGACTGAGCCGCGCAGTGGTCTCTTTGAAGTGGGCCATATGGGAACCATTTTCCTGGATGAAATCGGGAATATGCCAACAATATTGCAAACCAAGCTGCTTAGAACTCTGCAAGAATCCGAGATCAAACGTCTGGGCAGCACTAAATTCAAGAAAATCGACGTGCGGATTGTCTCAGCTACTAATGCTAATTTAAAAGAAGCCATTAGCGCGGGAGCCTTTCGCGAAGACCTTTTCTATCGCCTTGGAGTAGTGGCCCTAGAAATCCCTCCTCTTCGCGAGCGACCAGAGGATATATTATTGCTAGCGAACTATTTCCTAAAATCGCTATGCCACGAGTTCTCAATTGATATTCCGGAAATAACCCCTGAGGCCAAACAAGTTTTAAGCATCTACCATTGGCCAGGGAATGTTAGAGAACTAGAAAACGCCATAGAACGAGCATTAATATTTTCCGACAAAGCTCTAACTCCTGCCTCGTTCAACCTCATGCCGGGAAACCAGAACTCTGTCAAGAAAAACGCCGACAACAGCCTTCACACTGTCGTCCAGGAAAATATTCGCAGCACTGAAACTGACCTAATAACAAAAGTGC contains:
- the galU gene encoding UTP--glucose-1-phosphate uridylyltransferase GalU translates to MSIRKAVIPVAGLGTRFLPATKTVPKELLPIVDIPIIQYIVKEAVDSGIEEVILITGRGKSSIVDHFDHYPELEQKLEREGKTDLLESLQKASSMAKIVTMRQREPRGLGHAVLCAKNLIGNEPFVVLLGDDLVDSATPCTKQMMNVFSEYQTSVVALMRVSNEDVPKFGICGGHLVGERVYQLDSMVEKPNLEDAPSNLAIVGRYVLKPSIFEYLERTKPGKAGEIQLTDAMDRMMKVEGFLGYEFTGHRYDAGDKLGYLQAGIAFGLKRRDIAPQLKAYIRELAKQL
- a CDS encoding sigma-54-dependent Fis family transcriptional regulator; translated protein: MKMENILIVEDADTLRESLSEVLTAQGWNVTLSATAEDALSQINSSEFSLVLSDLKLPGLNGLDLVREARKMRGSLPIVVMTAYGSIDIAVEAMKLGAIDFITKPFSPSALINILEQIAEHRRIIDRSTGRTARRQRSFITQNEVAQEMLEHARKVAPLSSPVLLLGESGTGKELIARYIHEHSHRSASPFIGINCGSMPSELLESEFFGHEAGAFTGATEPRSGLFEVGHMGTIFLDEIGNMPTILQTKLLRTLQESEIKRLGSTKFKKIDVRIVSATNANLKEAISAGAFREDLFYRLGVVALEIPPLRERPEDILLLANYFLKSLCHEFSIDIPEITPEAKQVLSIYHWPGNVRELENAIERALIFSDKALTPASFNLMPGNQNSVKKNADNSLHTVVQENIRSTETDLITKVLNRTHGNKAQAAKILGVSYKTLLNKIKDYELEPI